The Methanococcoides sp. AM1 DNA window GTCATACCAACACCATGCTCCCCGGTGATCGTTCCACCAAGATCCATTACTTTCTCGTAGATCTCTTCAACTGCCTTTTCAGCCTGGTCCCAATGAGACTTCTTCGTGGGGTCCATTAGCACTTTAGTATGCAGGTTCCCATCGCCTGAATGGCCATAGCTGGCAATGATTATATCATATTTATCGGATATCTCCTGGAAAGTTTTGACAGCTTCAGGAACTTTGCTCATCGGAACAGCCATATCATCGGCAAGCATAACAGTTACAAGGTCATCATCATACTTTGACAAAGCTGGTATCATTGCCTTTCTGCCTTTCCATAGTTCTTCCTTTCTTTCAGGATCATCAGTGAAATCAACAGATAGAGCGTTAGAAGCCTTACAAACTTCCATTACTGTTTCGATCTGGTCCTTAACATCATTGATACTACCATCGACCTCTATCAAAAGTATAGCCTCTTCATCAGGCAGCCCCATACCAACAGCCTTGTTCACCGCCTGAATGCAAACCTTTGACATAAGCTCTAATCCAGAAGGAATCAGAGGCTTTGCAATGATATTGGAAACGCACTGACCTGCTTCCTCCAGTGTATCAAATACCGCTACTGCGACTGCAGTTGTCTCGGGAAGTGGAACGATCCGTAGTGTGACCTCGGTCATGATACCCAGTGTTCCCTCCATACCACACATCAGTTTTTCCAGCTGATATCCTGCAGAGTTCTTCAAAGTCCTTGAACCCAGTCTTGCGACATCACCATTAGGGAACACGACCTCCATTCCAAGAACGTAATCCCTTGTAGCGCCATATTTTACAGCATTTCCACCTGAAGCATTGGTCGCTACCATGCCACCAATATTAGCCACATTGCCACTGGAAGGACCCGGGATGAAAAATCCATATTTCTCAAGCTCTGCATTCAG harbors:
- a CDS encoding FAD-binding oxidoreductase; the encoded protein is MDQQIIDKLRDIVGEGHISTSTAELYAYSTDAGIHRSMPDAVIRPKTTAEIEKIVKLANEYLFPIVPRGAGTALCGHSVPVAGGVVIDLQRMNKIKELHIEDLYVVVEPGVIHKDLNAELEKYGFFIPGPSSGNVANIGGMVATNASGGNAVKYGATRDYVLGMEVVFPNGDVARLGSRTLKNSAGYQLEKLMCGMEGTLGIMTEVTLRIVPLPETTAVAVAVFDTLEEAGQCVSNIIAKPLIPSGLELMSKVCIQAVNKAVGMGLPDEEAILLIEVDGSINDVKDQIETVMEVCKASNALSVDFTDDPERKEELWKGRKAMIPALSKYDDDLVTVMLADDMAVPMSKVPEAVKTFQEISDKYDIIIASYGHSGDGNLHTKVLMDPTKKSHWDQAEKAVEEIYEKVMDLGGTITGEHGVGMTKAPFFLKERKCSLDAMKTIKMALDPNNIMNPNKIMDWDGNFISHLRYHLGDE